In Pollutimonas sp. M17, a single genomic region encodes these proteins:
- a CDS encoding 2OG-Fe(II) oxygenase, with protein MTAIDEVRRLERQDWEAVRRELDASGNAVLPGLLSARECAGLAALYPLEHGYRARIVMARHGFGRGEYKYWSYPLPPLVQRLREMLYPQLVEVANRWNRQLGIDLSYPDTLESFLGRCHAAGQARPTPLMLQYGAGDYNCLHQDLYGEHVFPLQVAILLSSPGKDFTGGEFVMTESGSGYQRADVVPLRQGDAVVFTVNHRPVRGKRGGARKAAMRHGVSLVRSGHRHTVGLIFHDAR; from the coding sequence ATGACCGCTATCGACGAGGTGCGGCGGCTTGAACGGCAGGATTGGGAGGCCGTCAGGCGGGAACTCGATGCGAGCGGCAATGCGGTGCTGCCGGGTTTGCTGTCGGCACGGGAATGCGCCGGCCTGGCGGCCTTGTATCCGCTGGAGCACGGTTATCGTGCGCGTATCGTCATGGCGCGCCATGGTTTTGGACGGGGGGAATACAAGTACTGGTCCTATCCGCTGCCACCCCTTGTCCAGAGGCTGAGGGAGATGCTGTATCCGCAACTGGTCGAGGTTGCCAACCGGTGGAACCGCCAACTGGGCATCGACCTGAGCTATCCCGATACGCTGGAATCCTTCCTGGGCCGATGCCACGCCGCGGGCCAGGCAAGGCCCACGCCGCTGATGCTTCAGTATGGCGCGGGCGACTACAATTGCCTGCATCAGGACCTGTATGGCGAACATGTTTTTCCTTTGCAGGTTGCCATCTTGCTATCGAGCCCCGGCAAGGATTTTACCGGGGGCGAGTTCGTCATGACGGAAAGCGGTTCGGGCTACCAGCGCGCCGACGTCGTGCCGCTGCGGCAAGGCGACGCCGTCGTCTTCACCGTGAACCACCGCCCGGTCCGGGGCAAGCGTGGCGGTGCGCGCAAGGCGGCCATGCGCCATGGCGTCAGCCTGGTGCGCAGTGGGCATCGCCACACGGTGGGCCTGATCTTC
- a CDS encoding ABC transporter ATP-binding protein produces the protein MLRSFERLLNPFPPEETPLPPKSLFLFLWACTRGSRRYLAALALLSASVSIYEAWLFAFLGQVVELLSAWQKGEPAAAHERLVLWSISIVLVASIVLVALRTMMQHQVLAINLPLRLRWDFHRLMLRQSLSFFSDEFAGRVTTKVMQTALAVREVLFTFIEIVLGIGVYFITIVALAGGFDARLMLPFINWIILFGLAMVYFVPRLGKVGQEQAHARSSMTGRVTDAYANITTVKLFSHTKREAHFARAAMEDFKDTGFRQMRLVSQFEIVNQMLVAILIFTAGGYALWLWHDGQVGTGAVAAVTAMALRVNGMSHWIMWQMTSLFENIGTVQDGMATLSRVAKVQDIPGASPLQVKCGKVEFDDVFFNYNGERQVLDGLSLTVSPGEKIGLVGRSGAGKSTLISLLLRFYDLDSGRIRIDGQDISQVTQDSLRSAIGMVTQDTSLLHRSIRDNIAYGRPDASEAEIQEAAIHAQADDFIHELNDAHGRSGYDTLVGERGVKLSGGQRQRIAIARVMLKNAPILLLDEATSALDSEVEVAIQESLDEMMEGKTVIAIAHRLSTIAAMDRLIVMDQGKIIEQGTHAELLAKNGTYARLWRHQSGGFLADERDEMADSMP, from the coding sequence TTGCTCCGCTCGTTTGAACGCTTGCTCAATCCCTTTCCGCCCGAAGAGACACCGCTTCCGCCCAAGAGCCTGTTTCTCTTCCTGTGGGCCTGCACGCGCGGCTCGCGCCGCTATCTGGCGGCCCTGGCCCTGCTGAGCGCCAGCGTATCGATCTACGAGGCCTGGCTGTTCGCCTTTCTCGGCCAGGTCGTGGAACTGCTGTCGGCCTGGCAGAAGGGCGAACCCGCCGCCGCGCATGAGCGGCTTGTGCTGTGGTCCATCAGCATCGTGCTGGTGGCCAGCATCGTCCTGGTGGCGCTGCGCACCATGATGCAGCACCAGGTGCTGGCCATCAACCTGCCGCTGCGGCTGCGCTGGGATTTCCACCGCCTCATGCTGCGGCAAAGCCTATCGTTCTTTTCCGACGAATTCGCCGGCCGCGTCACCACCAAGGTCATGCAGACTGCGCTGGCCGTGCGCGAGGTGCTGTTCACCTTCATCGAGATCGTACTGGGCATCGGCGTGTACTTCATCACCATCGTGGCGCTGGCGGGCGGGTTCGATGCGCGGCTGATGCTGCCCTTCATCAACTGGATCATCCTGTTCGGACTGGCCATGGTGTACTTCGTGCCGCGCCTGGGCAAAGTGGGACAGGAACAGGCCCATGCCCGGTCCTCTATGACCGGGCGCGTCACCGATGCCTATGCCAACATCACGACCGTCAAGCTGTTCTCGCACACCAAGCGCGAGGCTCACTTCGCCCGCGCGGCCATGGAGGATTTCAAGGACACCGGATTTCGCCAGATGCGCCTGGTCAGCCAGTTCGAGATTGTCAACCAGATGCTGGTGGCCATACTGATCTTTACAGCGGGCGGCTATGCCCTGTGGCTGTGGCATGACGGGCAAGTAGGCACCGGCGCCGTGGCCGCCGTCACGGCCATGGCCTTGCGCGTAAACGGCATGTCGCACTGGATCATGTGGCAAATGACGTCATTGTTCGAGAACATCGGTACTGTGCAGGACGGCATGGCCACGCTCTCGCGCGTGGCCAAGGTGCAGGATATACCGGGCGCCTCCCCGCTGCAGGTCAAATGCGGCAAAGTGGAGTTCGACGATGTCTTCTTCAATTACAACGGCGAACGCCAAGTGCTCGACGGCTTGAGTCTGACGGTGAGCCCCGGCGAGAAGATTGGACTGGTGGGCCGTTCCGGCGCCGGAAAATCCACGCTGATCAGCCTGCTGCTGCGCTTCTACGATCTGGACAGCGGCCGGATACGTATCGATGGACAAGACATTTCCCAGGTGACGCAGGACAGCCTGCGCAGCGCCATCGGCATGGTCACCCAAGATACATCATTGCTGCATCGATCCATACGCGACAACATCGCCTATGGACGTCCCGATGCGAGCGAGGCCGAGATCCAGGAAGCCGCCATCCATGCCCAGGCCGACGACTTCATCCATGAACTGAACGATGCGCATGGACGCAGCGGCTACGACACATTGGTTGGCGAGCGCGGCGTCAAGCTCTCGGGCGGCCAGCGCCAGCGCATTGCCATTGCCCGCGTCATGCTAAAAAATGCGCCTATCCTGCTGCTGGATGAAGCCACCAGCGCCCTGGATTCCGAAGTGGAAGTGGCCATACAGGAAAGCCTGGACGAAATGATGGAAGGCAAGACCGTCATCGCCATCGCCCACCGGCTTTCCACCATTGCCGCCATGGATCGCCTGATCGTCATGGATCAGGGGAAGATCATCGAACAAGGGACCCACGCCGAACTGCTGGCGAAGAACGGCACCTATGCACGGCTCTGGCGACACCAGAGCGGCGGCTTTCTGGCCGACGAGCGAGACGAGATGGCAGACTCGATGCCGTGA
- a CDS encoding DUF445 domain-containing protein — MKLMAVACLAFFAMVYLVSILLQERYPWLEYMAAFSEAAMVGALADWYAVVVLFRHPLGIKLPHTAIIPKNKDRIADNLGDFVQGEFFSTDRIISVIRKIDPASRLAEWLSNKENAEKSGALAARFFSYALTALDDRNVQAYLKNAVSDQIKQLDLASLLGKILDILTRNGKHQELLDQSIDYLARYLQDPDVREKFNSMVAKDMPLYFSSLKGWAGTALSERFITAAAKILAEINETPGHPARIELDIKLKRLTEKLKTDPAFRYQLGQFQDQIANHPELSAYLDGLWQDFRAWIQRDLGSKDSQIQAAVCGQTLRFGESLKRDDNIRAWMNEQLIQYAPAFIDTYRPKLGRFISDKMKEWKDEEIVEKLELNIGRDLQFIRINGAVVGGIVGVIIHVVTGWLV, encoded by the coding sequence ATGAAACTTATGGCGGTGGCGTGCCTGGCTTTCTTCGCCATGGTCTATCTTGTCTCGATATTGCTTCAGGAGCGGTATCCCTGGCTGGAGTATATGGCGGCATTTTCCGAGGCGGCGATGGTGGGGGCGCTGGCCGACTGGTATGCGGTGGTCGTGCTGTTTCGCCATCCGCTGGGCATCAAGCTGCCGCACACCGCCATCATTCCAAAAAACAAGGACCGCATCGCCGACAACCTTGGCGACTTTGTCCAGGGCGAGTTCTTTTCCACCGACCGGATCATTTCCGTCATCAGGAAAATCGACCCCGCCAGCCGGCTGGCCGAGTGGCTGTCAAACAAGGAAAATGCCGAGAAATCCGGCGCCTTGGCCGCCCGGTTCTTCTCGTATGCCTTGACCGCGCTGGATGACCGAAACGTTCAAGCTTACTTGAAAAATGCCGTTTCCGACCAAATAAAACAACTCGATCTCGCCAGCCTGCTGGGAAAAATCCTGGATATCCTGACTCGCAACGGCAAGCATCAGGAACTATTGGATCAATCCATCGATTACCTGGCCCGTTACCTGCAAGACCCCGATGTCAGGGAAAAATTCAACAGCATGGTGGCCAAGGACATGCCGCTGTATTTCAGCAGCCTGAAAGGCTGGGCCGGGACGGCATTGAGCGAGCGCTTCATTACAGCGGCCGCCAAGATACTCGCCGAAATCAATGAAACTCCCGGGCACCCGGCGCGCATCGAGCTCGACATCAAATTGAAACGCCTGACCGAGAAGCTGAAGACGGATCCTGCTTTCCGCTACCAGCTGGGCCAGTTCCAGGATCAGATTGCCAATCATCCCGAATTGTCGGCCTATCTCGACGGCCTTTGGCAAGATTTCCGTGCCTGGATCCAACGCGACCTTGGCAGCAAAGATTCGCAGATCCAGGCAGCCGTCTGCGGGCAAACCTTGCGTTTCGGCGAATCGCTCAAACGCGACGACAACATACGCGCATGGATGAACGAGCAGTTGATCCAATACGCACCCGCGTTCATCGACACCTACCGCCCCAAGCTCGGCCGTTTCATTTCGGACAAGATGAAGGAATGGAAGGACGAGGAAATTGTCGAGAAGCTGGAGCTGAACATCGGACGCGACCTGCAGTTCATCCGGATCAACGGGGCGGTGGTCGGCGGCATCGTCGGCGTGATCATCCATGTCGTGACGGGATGGCTGGTATAA
- a CDS encoding IclR family transcriptional regulator yields MNSVSASISRRRHHEDPTLNRSLVRGVEILRAFQPGVDLLGNGEIAERAQLSRATVSRLTQTLVECGMLEYDRARRAYRLAAPVLSLAHTMRTGSPVLGAIAPLMRELAERMRINVGLATADRDEMVYLESFRYNRKVALRNVVAGQRVPMELTSLGRAHLAVVDDKERSTLLAQFRQRDGIDWHRLREEIDAAMRDVNTKGCCAASWQPEVVAIAAPLILPWRPIYVLNVSVRTSDSISATKKQLSGSLLTLCEKAKNALLTVDA; encoded by the coding sequence ATGAATTCCGTTTCAGCCTCCATTTCCCGCCGCCGGCATCATGAGGATCCGACGCTGAATCGCTCTCTTGTTCGGGGGGTGGAAATCCTTCGTGCATTCCAGCCTGGTGTGGATCTATTGGGCAATGGAGAGATCGCGGAGCGCGCCCAGCTTTCCCGTGCCACGGTCAGTCGCCTTACGCAGACGCTGGTTGAGTGCGGGATGCTGGAGTACGACCGGGCCCGGCGTGCCTATCGGCTGGCGGCGCCGGTCCTGAGCCTGGCGCACACCATGCGCACGGGTTCGCCCGTGCTTGGCGCTATTGCTCCGTTGATGCGCGAGTTGGCCGAAAGAATGCGCATTAACGTGGGCTTGGCAACCGCTGATCGAGATGAGATGGTTTATCTGGAGTCATTCCGCTACAACCGCAAGGTTGCACTGCGTAATGTGGTAGCCGGGCAGCGTGTTCCGATGGAGCTCACCTCGCTTGGCAGAGCCCATCTTGCGGTGGTAGATGACAAAGAGCGAAGCACATTGCTCGCGCAGTTTCGGCAGCGGGACGGGATCGACTGGCATCGCCTACGCGAAGAGATAGATGCCGCCATGCGTGACGTCAACACGAAGGGCTGCTGTGCTGCTTCGTGGCAACCGGAAGTCGTTGCGATTGCTGCGCCGCTCATCCTGCCATGGCGCCCCATTTATGTCCTGAACGTCAGCGTCAGGACCTCGGACAGCATTTCGGCGACGAAGAAGCAACTGAGTGGGTCGTTGCTTACGCTTTGCGAGAAGGCAAAGAATGCGCTGCTGACTGTCGATGCCTGA
- a CDS encoding enoyl-CoA hydratase/isomerase family protein, with the protein MNTSLIELSIADGIATLLFNRPEKRNAMSDDMRTEFIAALEQVSADKAVRAMVLSGHGKSFCAGGDVSGMERRMNMPAGNVAFNGWHRQQRVHYTQSLLHTMPKPTIAAVNGAASGLGADTALACDFIIASEAASFTWSYINRGLVPDGGGMYFLPRRVGLAKAKELIFSGRKVDVQEALRLGIADRQSSPERLVADAQAWAAELSKGSATALALGKTILNQSLELSAEHVFAQGSQAQGICYTSTEHRESVMAFLAKSASKNAATTNRG; encoded by the coding sequence ATGAACACCAGCCTGATAGAACTGAGCATTGCCGACGGCATCGCCACATTGCTGTTCAACCGCCCCGAAAAGCGCAATGCCATGAGCGACGACATGCGTACCGAGTTCATCGCAGCACTTGAACAAGTCAGCGCCGACAAGGCCGTCCGCGCAATGGTGCTGAGCGGCCATGGAAAGAGCTTCTGCGCCGGAGGCGATGTCTCCGGCATGGAGCGGCGCATGAACATGCCGGCAGGCAATGTCGCCTTCAATGGCTGGCACCGCCAGCAGCGCGTGCACTACACACAGTCGCTGCTGCACACCATGCCCAAACCCACCATCGCGGCGGTGAACGGCGCGGCATCGGGCCTGGGCGCCGACACCGCGCTTGCCTGCGACTTCATCATTGCCAGCGAGGCCGCCAGTTTCACATGGTCCTATATCAACCGGGGGCTCGTGCCGGACGGCGGCGGCATGTATTTCCTGCCGCGCCGTGTAGGCTTGGCGAAGGCGAAGGAACTGATCTTCAGCGGCCGAAAAGTGGACGTACAGGAGGCGTTGCGCCTGGGCATCGCCGATCGCCAATCCAGCCCGGAACGGCTGGTGGCCGATGCGCAGGCCTGGGCGGCCGAATTGAGCAAGGGCTCGGCAACGGCGTTGGCGCTGGGTAAAACCATTCTGAACCAAAGCCTCGAACTTTCAGCCGAACACGTCTTCGCTCAAGGCAGCCAGGCACAAGGCATATGCTATACCAGCACCGAGCACCGCGAATCGGTCATGGCGTTCCTGGCCAAAAGCGCCAGCAAAAATGCCGCAACCACAAACAGGGGGTGA
- a CDS encoding methylated-DNA--[protein]-cysteine S-methyltransferase — protein sequence METTNTPDFTFHFRAPGSRPAGPIQYAIGDCGQGAILVARSTHGICAIFLGDDAPGLRGQLRDALPRSELVEAARLPRNDLDRVIRYVDQRVADGPIDLDIGGTPFQQRVWSALCNIPMGETLSYTQLAQSLGLPKAVRAVASACAANTLAIVVPCHRIVRSDGSITGYRWGAERKRDLLRRERMQ from the coding sequence ATGGAAACGACCAATACCCCCGACTTCACTTTTCATTTTCGTGCCCCCGGATCGCGTCCGGCCGGCCCCATACAGTATGCCATCGGCGACTGCGGGCAGGGGGCTATTCTTGTTGCGCGCAGTACGCATGGAATTTGCGCGATATTCCTGGGCGACGATGCCCCGGGCCTGCGCGGTCAACTGCGCGATGCCCTTCCGCGCAGCGAGCTGGTAGAAGCTGCGCGGCTCCCTCGCAATGATCTCGACCGTGTGATCCGTTACGTCGATCAACGGGTGGCCGACGGGCCCATCGACCTGGATATCGGCGGAACGCCATTTCAGCAGCGGGTCTGGTCCGCGCTATGCAACATCCCCATGGGCGAGACGCTCAGCTATACCCAATTGGCCCAGTCCCTGGGCCTGCCCAAGGCAGTGCGCGCCGTCGCCAGCGCCTGCGCGGCCAATACGCTGGCCATCGTAGTGCCCTGCCACCGGATCGTGCGCAGCGATGGCTCGATCACGGGCTATCGCTGGGGAGCCGAGCGCAAGCGCGATCTTTTGCGCCGGGAACGGATGCAATGA